The stretch of DNA TTCAGGCAGCAGCTGAAGAAGCACAGCATGCGATCACGGATTATCGTAAAACAGCAACTGACGCAACTGACGCGGTTGTCGAGCATTTGCGTGAAAAGATATCGTCATCAGTTGATCATGCTACTAAGTATATAGAGAAGGCGGTGGATCAAGTTGACGCAAGCCTGGTTGAGCAGACAAATTCGCTTAGCGATTCGCTTGACAGTGTTAAAGAAGGGTACATTAAAGAACTTCGTTCAGTTCTTTCAGAAGAGTTATCAAAAGCAAATTCAGCAATAGATGCGTATCGAAGTGAGAGGATGAATATGGTCGATCACGAAATAGGTTCGTTGGTAGAGAAAACAACTCAGCTTACGCTCCAGAGAACGTTGACAACGGATGAGCACACCGAACTTGTTCAAGAGGCGCTTGAAGAAGCAAGGCGGCAAGGGGTATTCACCGGAGGTCAGTCTGATTCATAATCATATGACGGTTCTTGAGACGATTCTATCAAATACCTATACGACCGTTGATCTCAACCGCCGTCTGGCGAGAGCGCGAGAATTTGTTGAGTATTTTGTATATAGACAGACAGATGATAAAGAAAGTATCATCAAAAATTCGGCGCTGATCGATGAGCTAGAACTTTTTTTAGAGAGAAAAGGAGAAAAAGAGCGTGACGTTACCGCGATATGCGAATGGGGAGAAAGTGCTTGGACCACACTAGCAACCAAAGATCCGAGTGAGCAGTTCAAAAACCTCTCTCGTTTAATTGAGAATTTGCCTATTATCGATCTGTATCTTCCTCATAAACTTCCAGATGAAGCCCTGGATGCGATAGGAGAGCAGTTCCGAGAAAAATTTGGAAGATACGTGATCCTTGACGTTCGTATTTCTTCTAAAATGATCGGTGGATGTGCCTTTAGTTTCCAGGGTCATTATTACGATTATTCTTTTCAGAAGCGAGCCGAATCACATCATGCAGAGATCACTGAGATGGTGAAAAATATAGGGAGAGATCAGGCTGTTGCCGAATAAGAAAAGCATTGAAAAGGGTGGGCTGATGGTTAGTGAAAATATATATGACTGAAGATCATGCACAGAGGAGACACAAAGAAGTGGGGTTTGTTGAGGAGGTGAAACATTACCTTGTGTATATTCGAGGTTTACCGACGGTACGGGTAAACGATCTTCTTGTTGACGAGAGCGGTCGTCGCGCGATCGTTGGTTCGATACTGGAAAATCGAGTCGAAGCGCTTATGCTCGACAAGGTTCCTTTTTCTGTAGGAGACAGGCTATGGGTGGCAAAAGAAAAAGCCCAGGTGCGTATCGGGAGTCATCTTTTTGGTAGTGTATGTGACGGTCTTGGTAACCTCGTGTCGCATCAGCAGACTGATGCCTCACAGGCTCCGTCAGTTACTGATGAAGAGAGTGTGGTGTCGTTTACGCACGATGTTCGAGCCCGTGATATCGATGAACGTGATTTTATTAAAGAGCAGCTCCATACCGGTTTTAGTGCCATCGATCTTCTTGTACCTATTGGTAAAGGTCAGCGAGAACTTATTTTCGGTCCGATCGATAGCGGAAAGGATGAATTTCTTCGAGAAGTTGTTTCGAGTCAAAAAGGAAAGGATATCGTTTGTATCTACGCTGTTGTAGGTAAGCCGGCCGGCTTTACTGAGCAGCTTGTTCGTGAGTTCACAGCAAGTGGAGCACTTGCGCACACGATCATTATTTCCGCACCGTCTACTGACGCTGCGCCAAGCATTACCGTAGCTCCTTCGACCGCGTTTTTGTTCGCTGAACATTTTGTTGCTCAAGGGAAAGACGTGTTGCTTATACTCAATGACCTTGGTATCCATGCTCAGTATTTACGTGAGGTTGCATTATTGTCCGGTCGAGTGCCGGGTCGGGAATCGTATCCGGGTGATATGTTTTATCAACACGCTCACCTTATGGAGCGTGCCGGTCGGTTCAATAAAGCGGCCGGCGGAGGCAGTATTACACTTTTCCCGGTTATGGAGCTTAACCGGGAAAGTGCTCAAAACCTGATCCCGACGAACTTGATGGCGTCTACCGACGGTCACCTTATGTTCTCTGCTGACGTGCAAGCAGAAGGTGCCTTGCCTGCTGTGGCTGTTATTGAGTCGATCACTCGTATCGGTCACCATACTCAATCGTCGCTTACGCGTGAGTTGTCGACGCGGTTGATGGGTATTGTGTCAGAGTATCCGCGGCAACAGGAGTACAGTCGCTTCGGGACAACGTTGAGCGAGCGGACAAAGCGTGTTCTAACGCAAGGGAGTCTGATACAGATATTGTTAAACCAGAAATGGGTAGGACCTCTAGACGAGACAATGCAGATCATGTTGTGTACGCTGCCGCTCACATCAATGTCTGATGACCAAAAGTCACCTCAAAATGTGCGGGTATATCGCGAGGATATCATGGAAATACTTCGCGAGGACGATGTTTTCAAAGAGGCACGCGAAGGAGCGACTGCTGATATGCCATTTAAAGAGTTTCTTGAGCTAATGGAGCAGAATATTTCCGCAGTTACATCATTATGGCAGACATCCAAGACAACCAAGCAGAATTAGAAAGTGTTCGGACGATTCACGCCATGTCCGGTGTGATGCGTGATATTGCCGCTACACGCACAGCTGAACTGCGCAATAAATATCACCAAAACGTCGCCTTCTACACAGAAGTGCGAGATCTCTATGCAGTGATTCGTGGCATTGTTCAGCAGCAAGGGTCTGAAAAGAAGCCACCGAAGGCGTCATGGGGAATCGTAGCAACATCAAGTCAGCACTTTTACGGTGGGCTGAACCGTGACGTAGTAGAATACTTCATTAAACATATTGACCAGTACGACGACTGTCTTATTATTGGAAAAACCGGCAAACAGTATATTGAGCAGGCGGGATATGCTGATCGGTGTGATTTTCAGTCGTTTAAAGATGATATACCGGACACTGAAGGTATACAGGTGTTGATACAACAAATGAGTAAGTATGATAAAGTTGATATATACTATCCTGCATACAAGACGCCGTTTTTTCAAGAACCTAAATCATTCGATATTAATGCTCGACCGAATGAAGAAGGGGGCGGGAAGACCGGGTTGAATGAGGAATATATAACTGAGCCTGAATTAAGTAAGCTGTACGATTTTTTTAGGACGCACGTTAAGTTGATGTTATTTAGAAGGGTGTTGCTTGAAACCGACCTTGCTCGATCGTCTGCGCGACTTATGAAGATGCATTCCGCTGAGGAGGCATCTGAGGATATGATCGGAGATCTAACAAAGCAAATTACGAAGAACAAACGAAATGCGGAGAACGTTGAGTTGCTTGAAACAGTAGTCGCACTAAAACAATGGCAGAAACTTCAAGAAAACAAGTAGGAAATATTATTGAAGTTCGTGGTCAAACGGTTCGAGTGTCATGTAACGCAGACTATCTTCCGAGGCAGCGCGAGCTGCTTGTCGCTACAGACAACAAAGATATTCGTTTAGAAGTATATTCATACGAGAATGACAGGGTCTTAAAAGCGCTTTTGCTATGTGATCCGGAGTTGGTTTCTCGTAGCATGGCAGTTGAAGCTACGGAAAACGACATAAC from Candidatus Paceibacterota bacterium encodes:
- a CDS encoding F0F1 ATP synthase subunit delta encodes the protein MTVLETILSNTYTTVDLNRRLARAREFVEYFVYRQTDDKESIIKNSALIDELELFLERKGEKERDVTAICEWGESAWTTLATKDPSEQFKNLSRLIENLPIIDLYLPHKLPDEALDAIGEQFREKFGRYVILDVRISSKMIGGCAFSFQGHYYDYSFQKRAESHHAEITEMVKNIGRDQAVAE
- a CDS encoding F0F1 ATP synthase subunit gamma, coding for MADIQDNQAELESVRTIHAMSGVMRDIAATRTAELRNKYHQNVAFYTEVRDLYAVIRGIVQQQGSEKKPPKASWGIVATSSQHFYGGLNRDVVEYFIKHIDQYDDCLIIGKTGKQYIEQAGYADRCDFQSFKDDIPDTEGIQVLIQQMSKYDKVDIYYPAYKTPFFQEPKSFDINARPNEEGGGKTGLNEEYITEPELSKLYDFFRTHVKLMLFRRVLLETDLARSSARLMKMHSAEEASEDMIGDLTKQITKNKRNAENVELLETVVALKQWQKLQENK